From the genome of Pseudomonas sp. WJP1:
CTGGCGGTGGTATGCCTGGTGGCGATGGCTTGGTTCAACACCTTGATCGGCCTGATCTTCCTTGGCTTCATGGCCGCCGGTTACCTGTATTTCCAGCTGACCGCGCGGCAACGCTCCGAAGCACCGGCGGACGCTATGCTCGAAGGTATCTAGTTGCACCGGCGCCGAGCCATGAGGCTGGCGCCTGCATTATTGAAGTGCACACCGATTCCCTGTGGGAGCGAGCCTGCTCGCGATTGCACCACCGCAGTGTAAATGCCAGATCGCGTTGCCCGCATCGCGAGCTGGCTCGCTCCCTCAAGGGTCGATCGTGAACCGCAGACTTCTACATAACAGGAGGCCCCGCCCCATGGCCGTTTATGCCCATTCCGTCGGCGCCCAGACCTACCGCTTCGAAAATCTCAAGGAAGTGATGGCCAAGGCCACCCCGGCCCGCTCAGGGGACTACCTGGCCGGCGTCGCCGCGCTCAATGACGGCGAGCGCGTCGCTGCGCAGATGGTGTTGGCCGACATCCCGCTGAGCCACTTCCTGCAGGAAGTCCTGATTCCCTACGAGACTGATGAAGTCACCCGTCTGATCATCGACACCCACGATAAACAGGCTTTCGCAGTGGTCAGCCACCTCACCGTCGGCGGTTTTCGCGATTGGCTGCTCAGCGACGACGCCGACGAACAGGTCCTGCGCGCCCTCGCCCCCGGCCTGACCCCGGAAATGGCGGCCGCCGTCTCGAAGATCATGCGAGTACAGGACCTGGTGCTGGTGGCGCAGAAAATCCGCGTCGTCACGCAGTTCCGCGGCACCCTTGGCCTGCGCGGCCGCCTGTCCACCCGCCTGCAACCCAATCACCCCACTGACGAACCGGCCGGCATTGCCGCGAGCATTCTGGATGGCCTGCTGCACGGTAACGGCGATGCCATGATCGGCATCAACCCGGCCACCGACAGTATCGCCTCGATCTGCGCCATGCTGGATATGCTCGATGCAATCATCCAGCGCTACGAAATCCCGACCCAGGCCTGCGTATTGACCCATGTCACCACCTCGATCGAAGCGGTCAATCGCGGCGTCCCCCTGGACCTGGTGTTCCAGTCGATCGCCGGCACCGAGGCGGCCAACGCCAGCTTCGGGATTAATCTGAATGTGCTCAAGGAAGGCTACGACGCCGGGCTGAGCCTCAATCGCGGTACCCTCGGCAGCAACCTGATGTATTTCGAAACCGGCCAGGGCAGTGCGCTGTCGGCCAATGCCCACCACGGCGTCGATCAACAGACCTGCGAAACCCGGGCCTACGCCGTGGCGCGCCATTTCAACCCGTTCCTGGTGAACACCGTTGTCGGCTTCATCGGCCCCGAATACCTTTACAACGGCAAGCAGATCATCCGCGCCGGCCTTGAAGACCACTTCTGCGGCAAGCTGCTGGGCGTGCCGATGGGTTGCGATATCTGTTACACCAACCATGCCGAGGCCGATCAGGATGACATGGACACCCTGTTGACCCTGCTCGGGGTCGCCGGGATCAACTTCATCATGGGCATCCCCGGCTCCGACGACATCATGCTCAACTACCAGACCACGTCGTTCCACGATGCGCTTTACGCCCGGCAAACGCTGGGGCTCAAGCCTGCGCCGGAATTTGAACAATGGCTGGCGAAAATGGGCATTTTCACTCAGCCGGACGGCAAGGTCCTCTTCGGTAACAGCCTGCCGCCGGCCTTCCGCCAGGCCTTGGCGCAATTGGGATGAGTGTCGATATGGAAAAACCACCCTTTGATCCGCACAACCCGTGGCTGGAGCTGCGACGCCTGACCCCTGCACGCATTGCCCTGGGCCGCACCGGCACCAGCCTGCCCACCCGCGCCCAGCTGGACTTCCAATTTGCCCACGCCCAGGCGCGAGACGCCGTGCACTTGCCGTTTGATCATGCATCCCTCAGCGAACAACTGGCCGAATGCGGTCGTGACAGCCTGTTGTTGCACAGCGCCGCGCCTGATCGCAACAGCTACCTGCAGCGCCCCGATCTGGGGCGCAAGTTG
Proteins encoded in this window:
- a CDS encoding ethanolamine ammonia-lyase subunit EutB, with amino-acid sequence MAVYAHSVGAQTYRFENLKEVMAKATPARSGDYLAGVAALNDGERVAAQMVLADIPLSHFLQEVLIPYETDEVTRLIIDTHDKQAFAVVSHLTVGGFRDWLLSDDADEQVLRALAPGLTPEMAAAVSKIMRVQDLVLVAQKIRVVTQFRGTLGLRGRLSTRLQPNHPTDEPAGIAASILDGLLHGNGDAMIGINPATDSIASICAMLDMLDAIIQRYEIPTQACVLTHVTTSIEAVNRGVPLDLVFQSIAGTEAANASFGINLNVLKEGYDAGLSLNRGTLGSNLMYFETGQGSALSANAHHGVDQQTCETRAYAVARHFNPFLVNTVVGFIGPEYLYNGKQIIRAGLEDHFCGKLLGVPMGCDICYTNHAEADQDDMDTLLTLLGVAGINFIMGIPGSDDIMLNYQTTSFHDALYARQTLGLKPAPEFEQWLAKMGIFTQPDGKVLFGNSLPPAFRQALAQLG